In the Brassica napus cultivar Da-Ae chromosome A7, Da-Ae, whole genome shotgun sequence genome, one interval contains:
- the LOC106431016 gene encoding uncharacterized protein LOC106431016 has translation MRKNITPSSVIYDPCAPVDPARLEKLKQHIKAIPPKPPAPKDKPVEPSADHESDFYSILMHERPWPDKEYGWVFDNHIAAYMNVLIQRSMRDPTPFWSKRIGFIDPWLLSSWASLDYRQFRMKPASFKFKDSGYEALVNGRFPEEFTTNLKWYADVDHVYGCLQTGGNHWVAFHVDLIKEKIDCYDPIYGESTPESEQKMLNAFRPLLEMLPWMLNELIPADLRKHSRKRFAFRRRSKRYIPQNNMSGDCGVYSLKFVECLALGVTFDGINDSNIQGLRVKMAADILEEGGNVGMNNLFS, from the exons ATGAGGAAGAACATTACGCCTTCATCAGTAATATACGACCCTTGCGCACCTGTTGATCCGGCGCGACTGGAAAAACTGAAGCAACACATTAAGGCAATTCCACCCAAACCACCAGCACCTAAAGATAAACCAGTAGAACCCTCAGCTGATCATGAGAGTGACTTCTACAGCATACTCATGCATGAAAGACCGTGGCCTGACAAAGAATATGGATGGGTGTTTGATAAT CATATCGCTGCGTATATGAACGTCCTCATACAAAGGTCCATGCGAGATCCCACTCCATTCTGGTCCAAGCGGATTGGTTTCATAGACCCTTGGTTGTTAAGTTCTTGGGCTTCCCTCGATTACAGGCAGTTCAGGATGAAACCTGCTTCGTTCAAGTTCAAAGACAGTGGTTATGAAGCGTTGGTAAACGGGAGATTCCCCGAAGAATTTACAACAAACTTGAAGTGGTATGCAGATGTGGATCACGTGTACGGATGTCTTCAAACCGGCGGTAATCACTGGGTGGCGTTTCACGTGGATCTGATCAAGGAGAAGATAGATTGCTACGATCCAATCTATGGAGAGTCAACACCCGAAAGTGAGCAAAAAATGCTAAATGCTTTTAGACCTCTACTGGAGATGCTTCCCTGGATGTTGAATGAGCTTATTCCTGCCGATCTCCGAAAGCATTCTAGGAAGAGGTTCGCATTCAGACGGAGGAGCAAAAGATACATTCCACAAAACAACATGTCAGGTGATTGTGGGGTTTATTCGTTGAAGTTTGTGGAGTGTCTAGCGCTTGGTGTAACTTTTGATGGCATAAACGATAGTAATATTCAAGGGTTACGGGTGAAGATGGCAGCAGATATCCTCGAGGAAGGAGGAAATGTTGGAATGAACAATTTGTTTTCATAA
- the LOC106431013 gene encoding ER lumen protein-retaining receptor erd-2.2-like, protein MGKRRGVSAVNVVFGWLRHQSKMVKIPLGIILSLILVVFLRFTVKNHNHFFVASELIHAAGIIILIYKLTRQKTCSGLSLKSQEVTAVFLAVRLICSISMEGDIHTVLDFATLVSTLWVIYMIRFKLKASYVKTLDNCHHYYVLVPSAILAFIIHPSTRYTYINRVMWAFCVYLESVSVLPQLRLMQNAQIIEPFTAHYVFALGIARFLACAHWLIQVFESRGHYLWLIGAGYFWFPMALLAEAVQTFILADFCYYYVKSAMEGQLVLKMPV, encoded by the exons ATGGGGAAGAGAAGAGGCGTCTCCGCAGTGAACGTTGTATTCGGGTGGTTGAGACACCAATCGAAAATGGTTAAGATACCTTTAGGGATCATCCTCTCTCTGATCCTCGTCGTGTTTCTTAGATTCACCGTCAAGAATCACAACCACTTCTTTGTTGCCTCTGAGCTCATCCATGCCGCCGGAATCATAATCCTCATCTATAAACTCACCCGTCAAAAGACTTGCTCCG GTCTTTCTTTAAAGTCTCAAGAAGTGACAGCAGTGTTTCTTGCTGTGAGGCTGATCTGCAGTATAAGCATGGAAGGTGATATCCATACAGTTCTGGATTTCGCCACTTTGGTTTCGACTTTGTGGGTCATTTATATGATTCGGTTCAAACTGAAAGCATCTTATGTGAAGACTCTGGACAACTGCCACCATTACTATGTG CTTGTTCCATCTGCTATCCTTGCTTTCATTATCCACCCGAGTACGAGATATACTTACATCAACCGTGTCATGTGGGCGTTTTGCGTTTACTTGGAATCTGTCTCTGTTCTGCCTCAGCTTCGATTAATGCAGAATGCTCAA ATCATAGAGCCTTTCACAGCTCATTACGTGTTTGCGCTAGGTATCGCTAGATTTTTAGCATGCGCTCATTGGCTTATCCAG GTCTTTGAGTCTCGTGGACATTACCTATGGCTAATCGGCGCTGGTTACTTCTGGTTCCCGATGGCTCTATTAGCCGAGGCCGTTCAAACCTTCATCCTTGCCGACTTCTGCTATTACTATGTCAAAAG TGCTATGGAGGGTCAGCTCGTACTGAAGATGCCCGTTTAG
- the LOC106431015 gene encoding B3 domain-containing protein REM10-like gives MPNSHKPHFLKPLLPDFHSGVSLLIFGFSDLQTIPLGFFSQHIEGKTNRKTWKLRSDATDQTWEVIQEGRRLTGGWKDFTTAHDLQIGDIVIFKHEGDMVFHVTPFGPSCCEIQYTHPHIIKEEADADDAPSFSFDYCFQAEVTASNLKEDKLYLPEGATTCTALNKQCQEIILVNKEGNSWTVSLRFSEADGMYYIRRGWRKFCRANRCAIGDLFVFNVVGDGKTTPLMCVCPEREE, from the exons ATGCCTAATTCGCACAAACCTCATTTCTTGAAGCCTCTGCTTCCCGATTTCCACAGTGGCGTG AGTTTGCTTATCTTTGGCTTTTCTGACCTGCAGACAATACCACTTGGCTTCTTCTCACAACACATAGAAGGGAAGACAAACCGGAAAACATGGAAACTAAGATCGGACGCTACAGATCAAACTTGGGAAGTGATACAAGAAGGCAGGAGACTCACCGGAGGTTGGAAAGATTTCACCACAGCACATGACCTTCAAATCGGTGACATTGTCATCTTCAAACACGAAGGAGATATGGTGTTTCATGTCACACCATTTGGTCCTAGCTGTTGTGAGATTCAGTATACACATCCTCACATCATCAAGGAAGAAGCCGATGCGGATGATGCTCCTTCTTTCTCATTTGACTATTGTTTTCAGGCTGAGGTCACTGCTTCGAATCTAAAAGAAGACAAACTT TATCTTCCTGAGGGAGCTACGACTTGTACTGCTTTGAACAAACAATGCCAAGAGATAATACTTGTCAACAAAGAGGGAAATTCATGGACTGTGAGTTTGCGATTTAGCGAAGCAGACGGCATGTATTACATCAGAAGAGGCTGGAGAAAGTTCTGTCGTGCTAACAGATGCGCCATAGGAGACTTATTTGTGTTCAATGTGGTTGGAGATGGGAAAACTACTCCACTAATGTGTGTATGTCCGGAAAGGGAAGAGTGA
- the LOC125576106 gene encoding uncharacterized protein At4g04775-like — translation MSSSSSVSGNTYFHRRHVERGTPKQCWCGEPAELCTSASRANPGRLYYCCRKGYIKRHLFKWADECLVEEVEDMKSVMSDMTKGISDLRVDVGRLEKELGKAEKMKCLMFPVVVCGFGMAIFWHYFFA, via the exons atgtcttcttcatcatctgtgTCTGGTAACACTTACTTTCACCGCCGGCATGTGGAAAGAGGAACGCCGAAACAGTGTTGGTGTGGTGAACCCGCTGAATTATGTACATCTGCATCACGGGCTAATCCAGGAAGACTGTACTATTGCTGTCGCAAAGGATATATTaag AGACATTTATTCAAATGGGCGGACGAGTGCTTGGTGGAAGAGGTAGAAGATATGAAATCGGTGATGAGTGACATGACCAAAGGCATATCAGATCTGAGAGTAGACGTTGGTCGGTTGGAGAAAGAACTCGGTAAAGCGGaaaagatgaagtgtttgatgttTCCAGTGGTGGTTTGTGGGTTTGGTATGGCCATATTTTGGCACTATTTCTTTGCGTAG
- the LOC106431014 gene encoding uncharacterized protein LOC106431014 produces MDPVIIVSGKWIMKKRYVFNVDSRGCRVLHLGEKTKLEDFTKSVIDDYGLNDLKVHILLSYMFSNKTLKTMAHNTPPVYVSNTRQLQCFLSLKKSEQLRLCVEITEKKDDSSDVEASEEEASEEEASEEDASEEDASEEDASEEEALEEEALEVESIENGSYDGCSLEDEQDEIENDCFSNVEIHDVAGEDEIDDNFSTYGESPIEEDEDSPTLPSKKRYQNFLMSESKGNLEVLKLEMSSLDLAVGQRYLTKKHLKRRLKLFTVRHQFDFDVEISNLTTYVVKCWVDGCTWRVRASTEGLSPQFYIRIYDSDHACSVTERSNRSRNATPDILGELYKNFLGDVGPAVRPESVGIAITKQFGVKMEYWKSHRTLKCAREIDEGTPECGFELLPSYLYMIRRANPNTVTRLQIDELGRFMYVFLAFGASVNGFPFMRKVVVVDGTFLNGKYKGTLLTALAQDGNFQIFPIAFAVVDTENDDSWNWFFTQLKVLIPDQEGLAIISDRHNSIGKAITNVYPLAARGICTYHLYKNILGRYKGKDVFRLVKKAARCFRMSDFDMIFEEIEALNPDLHGYLERADVRLWTRVYFPGERYNLMTTNIAESMNRALSHARGLNIVRILESIRVMMTRWFAERRVDARSQSTTLTRGVEKLLQGRVSASRDWTVQRIDDHHTEVKYGAAGESLNVVNLVERKCTCRRFDVEKIPCVHAIAAAEERNVSRISLCSPYYKSTYLASAYAESVMPVDSALPVPDNVANVQCFPPFIRQQPGRPKKNRMKSALEVALANKRPRKEHICSRCSQSGHNARTCPI; encoded by the exons ATGGATCCCGTTATTATTGTTTCCGGTAAATGGATTATGAAAAAACGATATGTATTCAACGTCGACAGTAGAGGGTGTAGAGTTCTTCATTTAGGTGAGAAAACTAAACTTGAAGATTTCACAAAGTCTGTCATCGACGATTACGGTTTGAATGATTTGAAGGTTCATATTCTGCTTAGCTACATGTTTTCGAATAAAACATTGAAAACAATGGCGCACAACACTCCACCAGTTTACGTGTCCAACACTCGACAATTGCAATGTTTTCTAAGCTTAAAGAAAAGCGAACAACTACGTCTCTGTGTGGAGATTACAGAGAAAAAGGATGACAGCTCAGACGTAGaagcttcagaagaagaagcttcagaagaagaagcttcagaAGAAGACGCTTCAGAAGAAGACGCTTCAGAAGAAGAcgcttcagaagaagaagctttagaagaagaagctttagaAGTTGAGTCTATAGAGAATGGGAGTTACGATGGTTGCAGTTTGGAGGATGAACAAGATGAAATTGAGAATGACTGCTTTAGTAACGTTGAAATACACGACGTagccggagaagatgaaatag ATGATAACTTCAGCACATACGGTGAGTCTCCtatcgaagaagacgaagattcACCAACGCTACCTTCCAAGAAGAGATATCAGAACTTCTTGATGAGCGAATCTAAAGGGAATCTGGAGGTTTTGAAGTTGGAGATGTCGTCGTTAGACCTTGCGGTAGGACAACGATACTTGACTAAAAAGCATTTGAAGAGACGACTGAAACTTTTTACAGTGAGGCatcaatttgattttgatgtagAAATATCAAACCTGACAACATACGTTGTTAAGTGTTGGGTTGATGGATGTACATGGAGAGTTCGTGCATCTACCGAAGGATTGTCCCCGCAGTTTTATATTCGTATTTACGACTCGGATCATGCATGTTCTGTAACTGAGCGTTCTAATCGATCTCGAAATGCAACACCGGATATTTTAGGAGAGTTGTACAAGAACTTTCTCGGCGACGTTGGTCCGGCCGTTCGCCCTGAGAGTGTCGGAATAGCTATCACTAAGCAGTTTGGTGTAAAG ATGGAATATTGGAAATCACACCGGACGCTTAAATGTGCAAGGGAAATCGATGAGGGCACACCTGAGTGTGGTTTTGAACTCTTGCCTTCTTACTTATACATGATAAGAAGGGCAAATCCGAATACAGTTACGCGTCTTCAAATCGATGAGCTTGGAAGATTCATGTATGTGTTTCTTGCGTTTGGTGCGAGCGTTAATGGGTTTCCTTTCATGCGCAAAGTTGTTGTCGTCGACGGTACGTTTCTTAATGGTAAATATAAAGGGACGCTACTCACAGCACTAGCTCAGGATGGTAACTTTCAGATTTTTCCAATAGCCTTCGCAGTGGTTGACACTGAAAATGATGATTCGTGGAATTGGTTTTTTACGCAACTAAAAGTGTTGATTCCTGACCAGGAGGGTCTTGCGATAATATCAGATAGGCATAACTCGATAGGGAAAGCAATTACAAATGTGTATCCGTTAGCTGCTCGTGGAATATGCACCTATCATTTGTATAAAAACATATTGGGACGGTACAAAGGAAAAGATGTATTTCGGCTGGTGAAGAAAGCGGCGAGATGTTTTAGAATGTCTGACTTTGATATGATTTTCGAGGAGATTGAAGCACTTAATCCTGATCTCCACGGCTACCTCGAAAGAGCTGATGTCAGACTGTGGACACGTGTTTATTTCCCGGGCGAGaggtacaatttgatgactacgaACATAGCGGAATCAATGAACAGAGCATTATCGCATGCTAGAGGTCTTAACATTGTTCGAATATTGGAATCGATACGGGTTATGATGACCAGATGGTTTGCTGAACGAAGAGTGGATGCCAGATCGCAGTCAACCACACTCACGCGCGGTGTGGAGAAACTATTACAA GGACGTGTAAGTGCCTCCCGGGATTGGACGGTTCAAAGGATTGATGACCATCACACTGAAGTTAAATATGGCGCTGCTGGCGAGTCTTTGAATGTTGTTAATTTGGTTGAGCGAAAGTGCACATGTCGGCGTTTCGATGTCGAGAAAATACCATGTGTACACGCAATCGCAGCTGCAGAGGAAAGAAATGTTTCTCGTATATCACTGTGCAGTCCTTACTATAAAAGCACTTATTTAGCTAGCGCATACGCTGAATCGGTCATGCCGGTTGACTCAGCGCTACCTGTTCCAGATAACGTGGCTAACGTACAGTGCTTTCCACCGTTTATTCGTCAACAACCGGGAAGACctaaaaaaaataggatgaaatCTGCTTTAGAAGTTGCACTTGCAAACAAACGTCCTAGGAAAGAGCACATATGTTCTCGTTGCAGTCAAAGTGGACATAATGCGAGAACTTGTCCGATATAA